One genomic segment of Podarcis raffonei isolate rPodRaf1 chromosome 7, rPodRaf1.pri, whole genome shotgun sequence includes these proteins:
- the RGCC gene encoding regulator of cell cycle RGCC, whose translation MQRPEEQQPWGALEPSGRRGAAELGGRRRPCLSADGSVSARRPPSRAATEGPRCSLDGAPGDLAEELREFEAVLDAFSPGAQERRFPGEEPPESLFRLDAQSADSLCRNSFGFSDGKLNSPALSPPAVSTPTIASRKGKLGDTKELEDFITDLDRTLASM comes from the exons ATGCAGCGTCCGGAGGAGCAGCAGCCCTGGGGCGCCTTGGAGCCGTCGGGGCGTCGGGGAGCAGCGGAGCTCGGCGGGCGGAGGCGCCCCTGTCTCTCCGCCGACGGGAGCGTCTCGGCCAGGCGGCCGCCGAGCCGGGCGGCGACGGAGGGCCCTCGCTGCTCTCTCGACGGGGCTCCCGGGGACCTGGCGGAGGAGCTGCGGGAGTTCGAAGCCGTGCTGGACGCCTTCTCTCCCGGCGCCCAGGAGCGCCGCTTCCCCGGCGAGGAGCCTCCGGAGTCCCTCTTCCGCCTCGACGCCCAGA GTGCAGATTCACTCTGCAGAAATAGTTTCGGTTTCAGTGACGGAAAGCTAAACTCCCCAGCGCTGTCTCCTCCAGCTGTGTCTACTCCAACAATAGCTTCTCGCAAAG GAAAGCTTGGAGACACAAAAGAATTAGAAGATTTTATCACTGATCTTGATAGGACCTTGGCAA GTATGTGA